A stretch of the Sphingobacterium thalpophilum genome encodes the following:
- a CDS encoding response regulator, whose product MPNKTLRNLTVGIGLSLAVLLISSTVSYLGIQEQNKHRQELSVTRKIISLSNIILNSLQGAETGNRGYLLTGRENYLEPFNMALKSLPNELREIKELTADDPAQKARVDSLYNAAQLRLDVLKESVDTKRKGGVVTFDQLEESKLAMDRCRNILKEIIRYEDDNIDQKSTNLDNSSLITTLFIIISAILSVIITGYFYIRLRADFIKRAELEQTLREKDEGIRRRLNMVQAITSRIASGDYDVRAEDIEEDDLGAIAKAVNRMSKALKKSFDQLKDNDWLHTGYANLYTGLVGNKTEKAIAADSIRGLVSYVDGLTGAIYLFNEERLERSAAYGLDHGAQEFFAPGEGYVGQVFADKETKLINDISSGDYVVSFASGKITVSHLIFVPMVYEDQVLGVLEIGQSDAFTPIEVKFLEECARQLAIALVSAKSRARIQTLLEETQVQSEELLSQHAELENLNTELEAQTLRLQASEEELRVQHEELLQSNQELEERSKLLEDKNLLIAERNLEIQQKAEELALSTKYKSEFLANMSHELRTPLNSILLLSRLLSENNEQNLSVDQIESAKVIQSSGTSLLTLIDEILDLSKIESGKMTLEYTPLNLNDIAADLNNLFLPIVNEKGLSFTIRIRSGLNPAFRGDRLRIDQVLRNLISNAIKFTAKGEVRLDVYEDESREKLVFAVVDSGIGIPLDKQKIIFEAFQQADGSTRRKFGGTGLGLSISREIARLLGGEIKLESEEGKGSTFLFIIPKQEVETGDMRTKEQQLVEEIQSEIEEVKELVTDDAYNPATIRIPEELPDDRDHIVEGDKVILIVEDDVNFAKALLQYTHSQHYKAVVVVRGDHALPAAKKYHPQAVLLDIQLPVMDGWAVMDQLKGDNSTRHIPVHIMSSLEVKKESLLKGAIDFINKPVALEQMTSVFQKIESALSKSPKKVLIVEENPKHANALAYFLSSFNIALEVKDNVEDSIKALGTAEVDCVILDMGVPDEMGYNTLEAIKQHEGLENLPIIIFTGKNLSKSEELKIKKYADSVVVKTAHSYQRILDEVGLFLHLIEVNNSDEVRRRSNGLGALTDVLRDKKVLVADDDVRNIFSMTKALEKFQVQVIPAMDGKEALELLKEDESIDIVLMDMMMPEMDGYETIRNIRQIPKFSALPIIAVTAKSMIGDREKCIQAGASDYISKPVDIDQLLSLLRVWLYEN is encoded by the coding sequence ATGCCAAATAAAACACTACGTAATTTAACCGTCGGAATCGGCCTCTCCCTTGCTGTGCTATTGATCAGTTCGACCGTTTCTTATCTAGGGATCCAGGAGCAGAACAAGCACCGGCAGGAGCTTTCGGTCACACGGAAGATCATTAGCTTGTCCAATATTATTCTGAACTCGCTACAGGGCGCCGAAACTGGTAACAGAGGTTACCTCCTGACGGGCAGAGAAAATTACCTGGAGCCATTCAATATGGCCCTCAAAAGCCTCCCCAACGAACTTCGGGAAATAAAGGAGCTAACGGCTGATGATCCTGCGCAGAAGGCTCGTGTTGACAGCCTGTATAATGCAGCCCAGCTGCGTCTTGATGTACTAAAGGAATCGGTGGATACGAAAAGAAAAGGTGGGGTGGTAACATTTGACCAGCTGGAAGAAAGTAAGTTGGCGATGGACAGGTGCAGGAATATCCTGAAAGAAATCATCCGGTATGAAGACGATAATATCGACCAAAAGTCCACTAATCTCGACAATTCTTCTTTGATAACAACCTTATTCATTATTATCAGCGCAATACTGTCGGTCATCATCACAGGGTATTTTTACATACGTCTGCGGGCTGATTTCATTAAACGCGCCGAACTCGAACAGACACTTCGGGAAAAGGATGAGGGCATCCGACGCAGACTCAACATGGTGCAGGCAATCACCAGCCGGATCGCCTCGGGAGATTACGACGTGCGGGCCGAAGATATTGAAGAGGATGATCTGGGCGCCATTGCCAAAGCGGTCAACCGCATGTCCAAAGCACTCAAAAAGTCCTTTGACCAACTCAAGGACAACGACTGGCTCCATACCGGATATGCGAATTTATATACCGGACTGGTGGGCAATAAAACGGAGAAAGCCATCGCTGCAGACTCCATTAGGGGACTCGTTAGCTATGTGGACGGCCTGACCGGTGCGATTTACCTCTTTAATGAGGAGCGTCTGGAGCGTTCCGCTGCCTATGGTCTGGACCATGGAGCGCAGGAGTTCTTTGCCCCCGGTGAGGGGTATGTGGGACAGGTGTTCGCAGACAAGGAAACAAAGCTGATTAATGATATAAGTTCTGGAGATTACGTGGTTAGTTTTGCAAGTGGCAAAATCACTGTTTCCCATCTGATCTTTGTACCGATGGTATACGAGGATCAGGTACTGGGGGTTCTGGAAATCGGACAGAGTGACGCTTTCACCCCGATTGAAGTTAAATTTTTGGAGGAATGTGCCCGTCAGCTCGCCATAGCCTTGGTGTCGGCAAAGAGCAGAGCCCGCATACAGACGCTCCTGGAAGAGACCCAGGTACAGTCCGAAGAACTTCTTTCGCAGCATGCGGAGCTGGAAAATCTGAATACTGAACTGGAAGCTCAGACCCTTAGATTACAGGCCTCGGAGGAAGAACTGCGAGTACAACATGAAGAACTGCTGCAGTCCAACCAAGAGCTGGAAGAGCGTTCGAAACTACTGGAGGATAAAAACCTGCTGATTGCCGAACGCAATCTTGAAATTCAGCAAAAAGCCGAAGAACTGGCATTGAGTACCAAATATAAGTCGGAGTTTTTGGCCAATATGTCGCATGAGCTGCGTACTCCACTAAATTCAATCCTGCTCTTGTCCCGTCTGCTTTCTGAAAACAACGAGCAGAACCTCAGTGTGGATCAGATTGAATCGGCAAAAGTTATTCAGAGCTCCGGTACCAGTTTATTGACATTGATCGATGAAATATTGGATCTGTCAAAGATTGAATCCGGCAAGATGACGCTGGAATATACGCCACTCAATCTCAACGATATCGCGGCGGATTTAAACAATCTTTTTTTGCCGATTGTCAACGAAAAAGGACTTTCCTTTACGATCCGTATCCGTTCTGGATTGAATCCAGCGTTCAGAGGTGACCGCCTGCGTATTGATCAGGTATTACGCAACCTGATCTCTAACGCAATCAAGTTTACGGCTAAGGGTGAGGTCAGACTCGATGTGTATGAGGATGAATCGCGTGAAAAACTCGTGTTTGCGGTGGTGGATTCTGGTATAGGTATACCATTGGACAAACAAAAGATTATTTTTGAAGCTTTCCAGCAGGCGGACGGTTCTACACGTAGGAAATTTGGAGGCACCGGCCTCGGCTTATCCATCAGCCGGGAAATCGCACGCTTGCTTGGTGGTGAGATCAAGCTGGAGAGCGAGGAAGGAAAAGGAAGCACATTCCTGTTCATTATTCCAAAACAGGAAGTGGAAACCGGCGACATGCGGACAAAGGAACAGCAATTGGTCGAGGAAATTCAATCCGAAATCGAAGAGGTCAAAGAGCTGGTTACCGATGATGCTTACAATCCGGCAACGATCCGTATTCCGGAAGAACTGCCTGATGACCGGGACCACATTGTGGAGGGAGACAAAGTGATATTGATCGTCGAAGACGACGTTAACTTTGCAAAAGCTCTATTGCAATATACCCATAGCCAGCACTATAAGGCAGTCGTCGTCGTGCGTGGTGACCATGCCTTACCTGCTGCCAAGAAATATCATCCGCAGGCTGTGCTACTGGATATACAGTTGCCGGTGATGGACGGATGGGCTGTAATGGACCAGCTCAAGGGCGATAACAGTACCCGCCATATTCCAGTGCATATCATGTCATCGCTGGAAGTCAAAAAAGAAAGCCTGCTGAAGGGAGCTATCGATTTTATCAATAAGCCGGTCGCTCTGGAGCAGATGACTTCGGTATTCCAAAAGATTGAATCGGCACTGAGCAAGTCGCCAAAAAAGGTGCTTATCGTCGAGGAAAATCCTAAGCATGCCAATGCATTGGCTTATTTCTTAAGTAGTTTTAATATTGCACTTGAAGTAAAAGATAATGTAGAGGATAGCATCAAAGCATTGGGTACAGCGGAGGTAGATTGCGTGATTCTGGACATGGGCGTTCCAGATGAAATGGGATACAATACACTGGAGGCTATCAAGCAGCATGAAGGTCTCGAAAATTTACCGATCATTATATTTACCGGAAAGAATCTGTCGAAATCGGAGGAACTCAAAATCAAGAAATACGCCGACTCTGTCGTTGTGAAAACAGCGCATTCGTATCAGCGTATTCTGGACGAGGTGGGTCTCTTCTTACACCTGATAGAGGTGAATAATAGCGATGAGGTCAGGAGAAGAAGCAACGGGCTGGGGGCGCTGACGGATGTGCTACGGGATAAAAAGGTGCTGGTAGCTGATGATGATGTACGTAATATATTTTCAATGACAAAGGCGCTGGAGAAGTTTCAGGTGCAGGTCATTCCGGCTATGGATGGTAAGGAAGCGCTTGAATTGCTGAAAGAGGACGAGTCCATAGATATTGTGCTGATGGATATGATGATGCCTGAAATGGATGGTTATGAGACGATCAGAAATATTCGGCAGATACCGAAGTTCTCGGCCCTTCCTATTATTGCTGTCACAGCTAAGTCCATGATCGGAGATCGTGAGAAATGTATTCAGGCGGGCGCATCGGATTACATATCCAAGCCTGTGGATATCGATCAGCTGCTGTCTCTGCTGCGTGTATGGTTATATGAAAATTAA